ATATCAGATTTTCTGCTGGAGTTATTTTCAAATAAAGCAGTAGGGGATTTAAAATATGAATTATGTATTTTATTGTCCATGTAATAATTTTTTTCTAATTCTACTGTGGCTAGATCATTAAGTTTTATTTCGTAGTCTTTATTTTTTTCTGCAACAAAAATATTGTTTAAATTTAATTCATTATAAGTATAGCCTTTTAGATGAAGATAATTTACAGCACTGCATATTTCAATAAACACATCTATAATTTCAAAGAGGTTCATATTTGAGATGAACTTTAATAGTCTCTTGGGTTTTTCAATGTACTCGTATGTATAAAAATATTGTTCTTCTTTGGCTTCTCTATTGTTAATTTTTAATACTCTATTAAAGTAGTAATCTTTAAGTATATTGCTACAATTGAGATTTACTAAGGATACAAATTCTTTTGAATAAAAATCTATCAATGAGCTTGGTGCAAAGTTAGCATTTATTATAGTTAGATTCATTTTTTTATTTTTATTCCATAGGTCTAAAGCTGTATAAGTTGAGAACATCATATTTTGTTCTTCAATTTTAATTATTCTATATCGGTTATTGAGCAGTTCCATAAAGGGTACCTCCTAAATAATTCTTTATAACATTATATCATAAATACAATACTAAAGTCCTATATAATATGAGACAAAATTACTAATTTAAAAAAATTATGATTTATAGTTAAGAATATTAAACATTTTATGTTTATATGTATTAAAAATATTAAATGTTATAATAATTCAATTTAAGCAATATGTAAAATATTAAAAAAATTTACAATTAATTAATTATTTGTCGAACTATTGAATTTTTTGTCGTTCACTTATATAATGTTAATTGTTATAAAACTAACTATCCATCCATTTCGTAATAATAGAATATAGTGCCGTTTCCAATAATGAAAAGGAGGTATAAAAATGGCAAAGAAAGATACATCAAAGCTTACATTAGTCTCATTAATTCTTATGATCTTTACTTCAGTATATGGATTTAATAATATTCCAAGATCTTTTTATAAGATGGGATATGCGGCAATTCCATGGTTTATTTTAGCTGGAATTACTTTTTTCATTCCTTTTGCATTTATGATGGCAGAATATGGTGCAGCTTTTAAGAATGAAAAAGGTGGAATTTATTCATGGATGGAAAAATCAGTTGGTTCTAAATTTGCATTTGTTGGTACTTTTATGTGGTATGCATCATATATAATTTGGATGGTAAATGTATCATCAGGCTTATGGGTACCGTTATCAAATGCTATATTTGGTGAGGATACAACTGCAAGTTGGTCAATATTTGGACTTTCTGCAACTCAAACCTTAGGAATATTAGGGATATTATGGATATTATTTGTAACTTATATATCTACTAAAGGATTGGATAAGATTAAGAAGATTAGTTCAGTTGGAGGTATTGCAGTTTCAGCACTTAATATACTACTTTGGGTAGGAGCAATTGCAGTATTGATATTAAATAATGGGGAATTTGCAGAACCTATAGTGGGTTTAAAATCTTTTACACAGCCTCCTAATCCAGAATATGCTGGAAATATATTGTCATCTCTTTCTTTTGTAGTTTATGCTATTTTTGCTTATGGAGGTATAGAAGCAGTTGGAGGTTTAGTTGATCAAACAGAAAATCCAGAAAAAACATTTCCTAAGGGTGTAGCTATTTCAGCCGTTATAATTTCAGTAGGGTATGCAATAGGCATATTATTGATTGGTGCATTTACTAATTGGGAAAACGTTATAAATCAAGGAAATGTTCATTTAGGAAATGCTAGTTATGTGGTTATGAGTAATTTAGGTATTGAATTAGGCAGAGCTTTAGGTGTGAAAGAGGCTACAGCTATAGCTATGGGCAAAGGGATTGCTAGATTCTTTGGATTTTCAATATTT
This portion of the Keratinibaculum paraultunense genome encodes:
- the yjeM gene encoding glutamate/gamma-aminobutyrate family transporter YjeM, coding for MAKKDTSKLTLVSLILMIFTSVYGFNNIPRSFYKMGYAAIPWFILAGITFFIPFAFMMAEYGAAFKNEKGGIYSWMEKSVGSKFAFVGTFMWYASYIIWMVNVSSGLWVPLSNAIFGEDTTASWSIFGLSATQTLGILGILWILFVTYISTKGLDKIKKISSVGGIAVSALNILLWVGAIAVLILNNGEFAEPIVGLKSFTQPPNPEYAGNILSSLSFVVYAIFAYGGIEAVGGLVDQTENPEKTFPKGVAISAVIISVGYAIGILLIGAFTNWENVINQGNVHLGNASYVVMSNLGIELGRALGVKEATAIAMGKGIARFFGFSIFLTLMGAFFTLTYSPLKQLIEGTPKDLWPGKLAETKDGMPVNAMKVQAIIVVFIIALVSFGGDSVSKFFDILVIMTNVAMTLPYMFLAGAFPSFKKKKDIEKPFEVYKSYNSALISTIIVVLTVGFANFFTILEPALNGDIKSAAWSIAGPIIFTIMALLMYSKYEKKSNKLKK